The genomic interval TTGCCGACCAGGTCTGGGCATGCTTCTAAGCCGCTGAATTTTTAGTCTTTTTGGCCTCCAGCGCTTATCCAAAAAGCGCCTAAAGCTATCATTAACATAGCAAAATGCACGGTACCGAAGCCCCTTCCGAATGGGTGCAACGTTGGGCTCACCTGATCCCCGGCAGCACCACGGCCCTGGATGTGGCCTGTGGCGCGGGCCGCCATGTGCGATATCTGCACGCCCGGGGCCTGCGCGTGGCGGGTGTGGACCGCTCTGAAGAAGCCCTTGCCGCCTGTGCGGGTCTGGGCGAAATGGTCTGCGCTGACATCGAGTCGGGCCCCTGGCCGTTTGCCGGGCGCGTGTTTGGCGCCGTGGTGGTGACCAACTACCTGTGGCGCCCCTTGCTACCGGTGATTGCAGGCAGCGTGGCGCCCGGTGGTGTGCTTATCTATGAAACCTTCGCGCACGGCAATGAAACCGTGGGGCGCCCCGCGCGGCCCGAGTTTCTGCTGCAACCCGGTGAACTGATCAGGGCTTGCGAGGGTTTGCGGGTGGTGGCCTACGAAGACGGCTTTTTGCCCGAACCCGCCCGATTTGTGCAACGCATCACGGCGGTGCGGGAACTCCCGCCCTCCGGCGCACCCTCACGACATCTTTTACCCGTGTCGGCTAGTTAGAATGCTCTTTTACCGTTTACCCCTGCGGACATGACCTCTTCCTCCGTCCCCCTTACCGGCAGCATCGTCGCCCTCGTCACTCCCATGCACGAGGACGGTAGCGTGGACTACCCGGCACTGCGCAAACTCATCGACTGGCACATCGCCGAAGGCACCGACTGCATCGGCGTGGTGGGCACCACGGGCGAGTCGCCCACGGTCAATGTCGAGGAACACTGCGAAATCATCCGCGTGGCTGTGGAGCAAGCCGCCAAGCGCGTGCCCATCATGGCCGGCTGCGGCGCCAACTCCACCGCCGAAGCGATCGAGCTGGCCAAGTTCGCCCGCGGTGTGGGGGCCGACAGCCAGCTGCAGGTGGTGCCCTACTACAACAAGCCCACGCAAGAGGGCCAGTACCAGCATTTCAAGGCCATTGCCGAAGCGACGGGTGACCTGCCCATCGTGCTGTACAACGTGCCCGGCCGCTCGGTGGCGGACATGCAGCACGACACCGTGCTGCGCCTGGCCCAGGTGCCTGGCGTCATCGGCATCAAGGAAGCCACGGGCAATATCGAGCGCGCGCAATGGCTCATTCGCGATCTGCCGAAGAACTTCGCGGTGTATTCGGGCGACGACCCTACGGCCGTAGCCCTCATGCTCTGCGGCGGCCACGGCAACATCAGCGTCACGGCCAACGTGGCGCCCCGCCTGATGCACGAACTGTGTGTGGCGGCCCTTGCAGGCGATGCGCGGCGCGCCATGGAAATCCAGTTCAAGTTGATGCCCGTGCACAAGCACCTGTTTGTCGAAGCCAACCCCATTCCCGTGAAGTGGGCCATGGCCCGCATGGGCTTGTGTGGCGGCTCCATGCGCCTGCCCATGACGCCGCTGACCAGCGGCAACGAGGCTGTGGTCGAATCCGCGCTGCGCACCAGCGGCCTGATCTAATCCGGGCTGCGCCCGCTCCCCGAGACACTCTCCAAGGATTTCCGCGTGAAAGCTGCTACCACCCGCCTGAGCCTGCTGGCCCTTGCCATGGCCCTGTCCGCCTGCTCCACCAGCCTTCTGGAAGGCGACAAGATCGACTACAAGAGCGCCGCCAAGGGCGCCACGCTCGAAGTGCCTCCAGACCTCACCCAGTTGTCACGGGATTCGCGCTATGCCATCCCCGGCGGCACCGTTTCGGCGGCTGCCATGCAGGCGGGGCTGGCCGCGCAGCCCTCGGGCACGGCCAATGCCGCTGCATTGCAGCTGGGCGATGTCCGCATCGAGCGCGATGGCAACCAGCGCTGGCTCGTGGTCAACCGCCCCGCCGACAAGCTCTGGGAGCCTGTGCGTGACTTCTGGCAGGAAAACGGCTTCAACCTCGAGCAGGCCGATGCCAATGTGGGCATCATGGAAACCGATTGGGCCGAAAACCGTGCCAAGCTGCCGCAGGACATCATCCGCGCCACCCTGGGCAAGCTGCTCGATTCCGTGTACTCCACCGGTGAACGCGACAAGTTCCGCACTCGCCTGGAGCGCAACGCCAATGGCGGCACCGAGATCTACATTTCCCACCGCGGCATGGTGGAGGTCTACACCACCAAGGTGCAGGACACCACCGTCTGGCAGCCCCGCCCCGCCGATGTCGAACTCGAGACCGAATTCCTGCGCCGCCTGATGGTCAAGCTGGGCGTGAGCCAGGAACAGTCCAAGGCCGTTGTGGCTGTGCCCGCATCGCGCGCTCAGGGGGCCCGCATGGCCACCGTCAACAACGTACCCGTGGTACAGCTCGACGAGGGCTTTGACCGCGCCTGGCGCCGATTGGGCCTGGCGCTCGACCGCACCGGTTTCACGGTGGAAGACCGCAACCGCAACGAAGGCACGTACTTCGTCCGCTATGTGGCGCCGAATGCCGACAAGAAGGATCCAGGGTTCTTCGGAAAATTGTTCAACACGACCAGTTCCACACCCCCGCTGAAGTACCGCATCGTGTTGCGCAGCGAGGGCGAGTCGAGCACGGTGTCCGTCCTCAATGAGGCTGGCGCACCCGAATCCTCGGCCAACGCGGAACGCATCGTGCGCGTGATCGCCGACGACCTGAAATAAGCGGCCTGCCCGCCCCCCAGCCAGTAGTCCCAGGGCGCACGCCCCGGGACCCAGACGGCTGCCAAGGCGCGCTTTCATTCGAACCTTCATGCTGCGCTTCAAGAACCTGGGCAGCGGCAGCACAGGCAACGCCACGGTGGTGGAGGGTCGCTGCGGCACGCTGACCCGGCGTCTGCTCATCGATTGCGGATTCGGAATCCGGCAGCTTCAGGCTCGTCTGGCACAGGCACAGTTGCAACCTGACGACCTCGATGGCATCTTCATCACGCACGAACACTCGGACCACATTGGCTGCGCGCAGGCACTGGCCGTGCGCTACCGTGTTCCAGTGTGGATGAGCCAGGGCACCTACTCCGCCTTGGGAGCCCCGGATTTTGATGGCCTTCTTCAGGTTGCGCATGACATGCACGCCATCGACATGGGGGCCTTCAACGCAGTTCCCTTCACGGTGCCACACGACGCCCGCGAACCGCTGCAATTGCGATTTACCGACGGTGCATCCCATCTGGGCTTACTGACCGACCTGGGCCACGCCAGCGATCACGTTCTGGAGCAACTGAAAGGCTGCAATGCGCTCATGATTGAAGCCAACCATGATCCCGCACTGCTCGACGCCTCCAGGTACCCACTGTTCCTCAAACGCCGGGTTGCCGGGCCCTACGAACACCTGGCCAACGAAGCGACCGGCAGCATCCTGCGGGCGGTCCGGCACCCGCGCCTTCAATGCGTGGTGGCAGCTCATCTGAGCGCACGCAACAACACCGCCACACTCGCGCAGCAGGCCTTGGGCCGCGCCCTCGATACCAGCCCCGACGACATCACCGTGGCCAGTCCGACAGCCGGTACACCGTGGCTGACCGTCACGGGCTGAGCAGTTGCAAAGCCCGAATGACCGTCACTCACAGGCTACCGAAAAAACCATCACGCCAAAAAGCAAAAAGCTCCGGCCTTGCGAGCGGAGCTTTTGGGCAAAAGCGGCAGGTCTGGCAACCTGCCACCACTGCACGCCGGGATTACTTGGCTTCGGAAGCGCCAGTTGCTGCGGCTGCGGCTGCGTCGGCAGCGGCCTTGGCAGCGTCAGCAGCAGGAGCTGCTGCGTCAGAGGCGGCTGCAGCTGCGTCCGATGCGGCAGGAGCGGCTTCAGAAGCTGCTGGCTCTGGAGCTGGAGCGGGTGCTTCGACAGGAGCGGGCGCTGGTGCAGGAGCGGGTTCTTCCTTCTTGCCACAGGCGGCGAGTGCAGCAGCAGCGATCAGGGCGGCCAGAACGAGAGAGTTCTTCATTTCGATTTTCCTAGTTGAACAGACAGAATCTTGAAAAGCCACGGCGCAAGGCTTATGGGAAGCCCCGGTACGCTTTGGCACAATGCGCTTGGGTTGCACCTTTTTGGCACAGCCGCCGATTATATTGGTATTTAGTCAATACTGACTAACACTGACGAATCCTTTACGACCGCTTGACTCTGCGCAATACGCCGATTGAGGCTCAAAGCCCCAGGGTTGAAGCAGGAAAGCCAGGCGCGCTCTTGCCACGAACCCACTCGTTGAGTGTCTCGCGCAGCAACACCCTCCGATCGGGTTCATTGCCCGTCACGCCCACACACCGCTCAGGGTCCAGCCGCTGCATCACCCATTGCGGAGACCACAGAGCGCTGGGAATGTCCAGCGGGTCGGCGCCAGGGCTGCGGCGGCAATTGAGGATGTGATCCCATGTGCCCCGCCACCGCACAAAACGGGCATGCCGTCGAATCACGTCGTCATAGCTGCAGGCCAGCATCGTGAACCGCCGACTCCCGTGTGCCCATTCCTGGAGGGCCTCCACCACAGCGCGTTCGCCCAGCGGCCAGTCATGAAAATTCGCATCGCTGATGACGATCTCCTTCCACCGATCGCGTGCGGCCGTGGCAATTGCGTCGCGAACCAGTTGCTGGAACGCCTCCCGCCCACTGAAACGGCCAGAGGGCAAGTCGGGGAGCGGCTGCGGGATAGTGGCAGAAATCTCGGTCATCAGGTGGCTCCTCGGTCTTCACTGGCTAGCCTGCCCAGGCGTGCGCCCAGCCTGCGTCACACCAGTTCGACAACAATTCCAGCGCATCGTCACTGGCCCGTGCAAGCTCCCGCGCCGTCAACTGGCGTTCATCTGCCAAACGGCGCATCAGTGTTGCATCCCGGCCAGCAGCGCGGTAGCTCTCGCCATTGATGAACACGTGGTGCGTGTCATACATCATGCGGCTGCGGCGATCCAGGCGCACGCCTTCCAGCATCACGCCCACATCTCCGGCTTCAAACCATACACTGGGCTTGGGCTCGGTCAGGTATTCACCCAGCGCGCGCTCCAACACCAGCGGCTGCGACAGCGCTCGGGCCAGGGCCTCGCGCGCGAAATCCTGTAACCCCGAAGGAATGGCTGCGGGCTGAAACACTGCTTCCTGTTTTGCGTCGCGGTACAGCAGCGCACCTTCCTGTTCAGAAGCGTCCTCTGCCAACCGCACCAAAAGCTCCTGCGCCAGCTCCTGCCGGGCCGGTGCCCTGAAGCCAATCGAGTACGTCATGCATTCGCCTTCGGCAACGCCGTCGTGGGCGTAGCGGGGCGGCAAATACAGCATGTCACCGGGCTCGAGGACGAACTCCTCTTCTGGTTCGAACTGCGCAAGCACCTTGAGCGGAATGCCGTCGCGCAGCGTGAGGTCCTTCTGGCGTCCAATGCGCCAGCGGCGTCGCCCGTGCGCCTGAAGCAGAAAAACGTCATAGCTGTCGAAATGTGGACCGACGCCGCCGCCGTTGGACGCGTAGCTGATCATGAGATCGTCCAGTCGCGCCTCGGGCACGAACCGGAACTGTTGCATCAACGCATGCACGGCATCGTCATGCAGATCCACGCCCTGCACCAGCAAGGTCCAGTCAGGCTGCTGCAGCGAAGGCAGCGCACGCCGCTGAAAAGGACCATGGCGCAGCTTCCAAGCCCCTTTGGCCAACTGCACCAGACGCGATTCCACGCCCTCCTGGGCGGCCAGCGCAAACAGCTCTGATCGGAGCACCGGAGGCGAAAACTGTGGAATCGCCTGGCGCACCAGCAGCGGCTTTTTCTGCCAATGGCGGCGCATGAACTGCGCGGGGGTCAGGCCGCCGAGCAGGGCGAGGGGTTGCTGGATATCCATGAGAACGAATTGCCCCTTTTCGGAGCCGTTGGTCAAACTGCGACAATTCTCCTATGGAAATTACCGAACACTGTGTAGTCGCGCTGACCTGGATACTCAAGGACACGCTGGGCGAAGAGCTGGACGTCCTCGATGAGCCTGTGGAGTTTCTCGTCGGCGGGGACGACCTTCTGCCACGCATCGAAGAAGCCCTGCAAGGACACGGCCCCGGGGCCACGCTCGCCCTGCATCTGGAGCCGGAAGACGCCTTCGGAGACTTTGATGACCAACTGCTTTTTCTGGAGCCTCGCAATCTCTTTCCCGCAGAGACCGAGGAAGGGATGACTTTTGACGGTGCCGCCCTGCCACAAGGGTGCAATCCCGATGCACCACGCACGGGGCTCTACACCGTCACCGAGATCTATCCCGAGCATGTTGTTCTGGACGGGAATCACCCTCTGGCGGGGATTGCGCTGCGACTTCAGCTGACTGTGCAGGGCGTCAGAGAGGCGACGGAAGAGGAAGTAGGCCGCAAAAGCGCGGGAACAGGCTTCTTCCGGGTGCAACCCCAAGCGCCCGGAAACCACCTGCTGCACTGAAGGCAATTGCTGAAGTCCCGGGATGCCAGGACTTCATTCATGCTTTGTCTTCGACCTTACAGACGCGAAATCTGCCCGTTGTACAGGCGGACGCGGTCGCCAATGCGCAAATCGCCGGGGCTGCTCACGTCATAAACGCGATAGCCCCCCTGATCGAGCTGCACCGACAAGCGGTAACCTTGGGCGTAATCCTGGCTGCTGTTGCGGCCCTCGATGGCATTGCCGGCTACAGCACCACCCACAATGCCCACGCCTGTGGCAGCGGCCCGGCCCGAGCCTTTGCCAATCTGGTTCCCCAACACCCCTCCGACCACCGCGCCGATCACGGCACCTGCACCGGAAGTCTGACCCTGTGACCGGCCTTGCAGTACCTCGATGTTGGAAACGCGGCCGTATTCTGTGCCGGCTGGGCTGTTGGGGTAAGCGGGTGCCGTCTGGTAACCGCCCGAGTAGCCGCCGGAATACGGCGCGGAAGGGGCGGAGCGGTTGTGGCCACATGCCGCCAGAGCGCTCACGAGAACCACAGCGCCAGCAACGGCGAAAGAACGTTTGAATTTCAGCATTTCCAGGCTCCTAAAGTCATGGGGTTACGCACGGCCGACGGAGTGTCTGGCCTTGTTTGCATAGCTTGATTGGAACAACGTTGCAGCCCCCTGGTCCGTAGACGCAGGAGCAACCCATTGGTCAGTAACAAACCCATCGAAAGGTAAGCATCGTCTTACAAAGCAACTGACCAAACCGGGCAAGACGTGGATTCAAGCTTTGCCGGTGGAGCCGTAGCCGCCCTCACCCCGCTTTGTGGCTGCAAATTCCGTGACCACATTGAACTGCGCCTGAACCACGGGAACGATCACCAACTGGGCCAGCCGCTCCATGGGCTCCAGGGTGAACGCAACGCTGCTGCGGTTCCAGGCGCTCACCATCAGCTGACCCTGGTAATCGCTGTCAATCAGGCCGACAAGATTGCCGAGCACGATACCGTGCTTGTGCCCCAGCCCGGAGCGCGGCAGGATCAGCGCCGCGTAGCCCGGGTCCTTGATGTACAACGAGATGCCCGTGGGGACAAGTTGCCATGCATTGGGCTGCAAGGTCAGCGGTGCATCCAGGCAGGCGCGCAGGTCCAGGCCAGCGCTGCCCGGGGTGGCATAGGTGGGCAACTGATCCGCCATGCGCGGATCCAGAATCTTCACATCAATCTTCACGGCAGTTTCTTCTTTCCTGTTGTGCGTTGCTGCGCGACCTGCCGCAGACGCTCCTGCAGCGGCCCCAGTGCTGGTGTGGACGCACCGCTTTCAGATGATAGGGCTCCAGGAGCTGCCTGCATCAACCAGCCAAGCGCCCACCACAGAACCCCCATCACCACCAATCCCGGCAACGAGCCCTGCCCCAGCAAAAAAAGCGCCGCGCCATGCAATGCCAGCAGCACCACCAGCAGCATACGTACAGCACGCAGCACGCCGAACAGTGGCATCAGAACCTGGGCCAGATCGGGCGGAACACCCGGTGCCACAGGGCGGGCGACCCTTGCACCAGGCTGCTTCGGACTAGCCGCAGGCGAGGCATAGGACGACGGTGGGGTCTTCGCTGGTGGCACAGAGGCGGTCAGCTGCTCCACATAGCGCGCAAAATCGCCGTCTGGCGGGGTGTCCCATTCAGGCTTGGTGGAGCCAGTTCTCATACGACCTCCCGTTAGTAGCCGTCACCGTGCCGCAGGCGGCAGGCGTGTCGCAATGTCCTGCACAAGCTGCTGCGCAAGCACCCGCTTGGACGCCCGGGGAAGCTCCCGGTGGCCCTGGGCATCCACCAGCAGCAGGGCGTTGTCATCCTGGCCAAAGGTGGCAGGGCCGATATTGCCCACCAGCAGCGGCACACCTTTGCGCGCACGCTTGGCGGTGGCATGGGCCAGCAGATCATGGCTCTCTGCCGCAAAACCTACACAGAAAAGATCGCCTTCCAGCGCGTAGGGTGACTTCGCGACCGTGGCAAGGATGTCCGGGTTTTCAACAAATTCAAGGCTCGGGGTGTCACCCGAGCCTTCCTTTTTTATCTTTTGAGTCGACTCGCGCGCGGGCCGCCAGTCCGCCACGGCCGCAGTGGCGATGAACACCGATGCCGATTGCACATGCCGCTCCACCGCGGCCAGCATGTCCCGCGCAGACTGCACATTCACGCGGCGCACACCGCGCGGGGTCGGTACATGCACGGGCCCGGCGACCAGCGTGACATCAGCCCCGGCTTCGCGGGCCGCGCGGGCAATGGCAAAGCCCATTTTTCCGCTCGACAGGTTGGTAATGCCACGCACGGGGTCGATTGCCTCAAACGTAGGGCCTGCCGTCACCAGCACCTTGCGCCCGGCCAGAACCTTGGGCGCAAAGAACGCAATCAGCTCCTCCAGCAGTTCCTCGGGCTCCAGCATGCGGCCGTCGCCCGTCTCGCCACAGGCCTGGTCACCGTTGCCTACGCCCAGCACCACCGCACCATCCTGCGCCACCTGGTTCAAGTTGCGCCGGGTGGCGGGGTGTGCCCACATTTCGCGGTTCATGGCGGGGGCCAACAGCAACGGCACTTGCTCTGCGGGGCGGGCCAGACACATCAGGCTGAGCAACTCGTCCGCCCGGCCCTGCACCAGACGCGCAATAAAGTCCGCGCTGCAGGGCGCAATCAGGATGGCATCTGCCTCGCGGCTCAGGTTGATGTGGGGCATGTTGTTGGGCTCGCGGGCGTCCCATTGCGATCCATACACCGTGCGGCCCGACAGCGCCTGCATGGTG from Acidovorax sp. FHTAMBA carries:
- a CDS encoding glycine zipper 2TM domain-containing protein; amino-acid sequence: MLKFKRSFAVAGAVVLVSALAACGHNRSAPSAPYSGGYSGGYQTAPAYPNSPAGTEYGRVSNIEVLQGRSQGQTSGAGAVIGAVVGGVLGNQIGKGSGRAAATGVGIVGGAVAGNAIEGRNSSQDYAQGYRLSVQLDQGGYRVYDVSSPGDLRIGDRVRLYNGQISRL
- the coaBC gene encoding bifunctional phosphopantothenoylcysteine decarboxylase/phosphopantothenate--cysteine ligase CoaBC; amino-acid sequence: MNELAGKHIVLGLSGGVACYKAADLCRQLIKEGATVQVVMTESAEQFITPVTMQALSGRTVYGSQWDAREPNNMPHINLSREADAILIAPCSADFIARLVQGRADELLSLMCLARPAEQVPLLLAPAMNREMWAHPATRRNLNQVAQDGAVVLGVGNGDQACGETGDGRMLEPEELLEELIAFFAPKVLAGRKVLVTAGPTFEAIDPVRGITNLSSGKMGFAIARAAREAGADVTLVAGPVHVPTPRGVRRVNVQSARDMLAAVERHVQSASVFIATAAVADWRPARESTQKIKKEGSGDTPSLEFVENPDILATVAKSPYALEGDLFCVGFAAESHDLLAHATAKRARKGVPLLVGNIGPATFGQDDNALLLVDAQGHRELPRASKRVLAQQLVQDIATRLPPAAR
- the bamC gene encoding outer membrane protein assembly factor BamC, with the protein product MKAATTRLSLLALAMALSACSTSLLEGDKIDYKSAAKGATLEVPPDLTQLSRDSRYAIPGGTVSAAAMQAGLAAQPSGTANAAALQLGDVRIERDGNQRWLVVNRPADKLWEPVRDFWQENGFNLEQADANVGIMETDWAENRAKLPQDIIRATLGKLLDSVYSTGERDKFRTRLERNANGGTEIYISHRGMVEVYTTKVQDTTVWQPRPADVELETEFLRRLMVKLGVSQEQSKAVVAVPASRAQGARMATVNNVPVVQLDEGFDRAWRRLGLALDRTGFTVEDRNRNEGTYFVRYVAPNADKKDPGFFGKLFNTTSSTPPLKYRIVLRSEGESSTVSVLNEAGAPESSANAERIVRVIADDLK
- a CDS encoding class I SAM-dependent methyltransferase, whose translation is MHGTEAPSEWVQRWAHLIPGSTTALDVACGAGRHVRYLHARGLRVAGVDRSEEALAACAGLGEMVCADIESGPWPFAGRVFGAVVVTNYLWRPLLPVIAGSVAPGGVLIYETFAHGNETVGRPARPEFLLQPGELIRACEGLRVVAYEDGFLPEPARFVQRITAVRELPPSGAPSRHLLPVSAS
- the dut gene encoding dUTP diphosphatase — encoded protein: MKIDVKILDPRMADQLPTYATPGSAGLDLRACLDAPLTLQPNAWQLVPTGISLYIKDPGYAALILPRSGLGHKHGIVLGNLVGLIDSDYQGQLMVSAWNRSSVAFTLEPMERLAQLVIVPVVQAQFNVVTEFAATKRGEGGYGSTGKA
- a CDS encoding cupin domain-containing protein, producing the protein MDIQQPLALLGGLTPAQFMRRHWQKKPLLVRQAIPQFSPPVLRSELFALAAQEGVESRLVQLAKGAWKLRHGPFQRRALPSLQQPDWTLLVQGVDLHDDAVHALMQQFRFVPEARLDDLMISYASNGGGVGPHFDSYDVFLLQAHGRRRWRIGRQKDLTLRDGIPLKVLAQFEPEEEFVLEPGDMLYLPPRYAHDGVAEGECMTYSIGFRAPARQELAQELLVRLAEDASEQEGALLYRDAKQEAVFQPAAIPSGLQDFAREALARALSQPLVLERALGEYLTEPKPSVWFEAGDVGVMLEGVRLDRRSRMMYDTHHVFINGESYRAAGRDATLMRRLADERQLTARELARASDDALELLSNWCDAGWAHAWAG
- a CDS encoding MBL fold metallo-hydrolase yields the protein MLRFKNLGSGSTGNATVVEGRCGTLTRRLLIDCGFGIRQLQARLAQAQLQPDDLDGIFITHEHSDHIGCAQALAVRYRVPVWMSQGTYSALGAPDFDGLLQVAHDMHAIDMGAFNAVPFTVPHDAREPLQLRFTDGASHLGLLTDLGHASDHVLEQLKGCNALMIEANHDPALLDASRYPLFLKRRVAGPYEHLANEATGSILRAVRHPRLQCVVAAHLSARNNTATLAQQALGRALDTSPDDITVASPTAGTPWLTVTG
- the dapA gene encoding 4-hydroxy-tetrahydrodipicolinate synthase, with amino-acid sequence MTSSSVPLTGSIVALVTPMHEDGSVDYPALRKLIDWHIAEGTDCIGVVGTTGESPTVNVEEHCEIIRVAVEQAAKRVPIMAGCGANSTAEAIELAKFARGVGADSQLQVVPYYNKPTQEGQYQHFKAIAEATGDLPIVLYNVPGRSVADMQHDTVLRLAQVPGVIGIKEATGNIERAQWLIRDLPKNFAVYSGDDPTAVALMLCGGHGNISVTANVAPRLMHELCVAALAGDARRAMEIQFKLMPVHKHLFVEANPIPVKWAMARMGLCGGSMRLPMTPLTSGNEAVVESALRTSGLI